From a region of the Georgenia yuyongxinii genome:
- a CDS encoding TIGR04028 family ABC transporter substrate-binding protein: MSLHQSGRLRRRTTAVVLISAASLLAACSSQSQAAGDGAEEPAGEPVIGGELTYLEPNPHTNLYPPQAGYYPNGGLVNNITDRLTYQNPETLKIEPWIATDWEVNADATEYTFNLRDGVTFSDGTALDAEVVAKNFDTYGLGNPDLGLTVSEAINNYASSDVVDEDTVTFHFAAPAPGFLQATSTINSGLLSAETLDKSLEELGAGSATDLIGSGPFVVAQEELGTQIRLEAREDYDWAPPSLEHQGRAYLDAVNIVITPEDSVRIGSLTSGQADVARYVQAYDEAQVEAAGLDLYAPQTRGVNNGLALRASNPLLSDLRVRQALLHGVNAQEVVDTVYTANYPAATSQLSKAARGYKDESAGLAYDPALSARLLDEAGWTPAADGIREKDGERLSLDVYASPAQPLSKPNLELVSQQLKEIGVELNVKTGDIATVTAETRDPLKAPLYHSMVGRADHDVIKSQFHSENRDVLISEDATLDALLEAVAAEPDPAKRDEASGAVQDYLTEQALYIPIFEEPQVYGAAPDVEGVGFESVGRPTYYGVWLNR, translated from the coding sequence ATGTCCCTCCACCAGTCCGGGCGTCTACGCCGCAGAACCACCGCCGTCGTGCTGATCAGCGCCGCCTCGCTGCTCGCTGCGTGCTCGAGCCAGTCCCAAGCGGCCGGCGACGGCGCCGAGGAGCCGGCCGGCGAGCCGGTCATCGGCGGCGAGCTGACCTACCTCGAGCCCAACCCGCACACGAACCTCTACCCGCCGCAGGCCGGCTACTACCCCAACGGCGGGCTGGTCAACAACATCACCGACCGGCTCACCTACCAGAACCCCGAGACCCTGAAGATCGAGCCCTGGATCGCCACCGACTGGGAGGTGAACGCCGACGCCACCGAGTACACCTTCAACCTGCGCGACGGCGTCACCTTCTCGGACGGCACCGCGCTGGACGCCGAGGTGGTCGCGAAGAACTTCGACACCTACGGCCTCGGCAATCCCGACCTGGGCCTGACCGTCTCCGAGGCGATCAACAACTACGCCTCGAGCGACGTCGTGGACGAGGACACGGTGACGTTCCACTTCGCCGCCCCGGCCCCCGGCTTCCTCCAGGCCACCTCGACCATCAACTCCGGCCTGCTCTCCGCCGAGACCCTGGACAAGAGCCTCGAGGAGCTCGGCGCCGGCAGCGCCACCGACCTCATCGGCTCGGGCCCGTTCGTCGTGGCCCAGGAGGAGCTCGGCACCCAGATCCGCCTCGAGGCGCGGGAGGACTACGACTGGGCACCGCCGTCGCTGGAGCACCAGGGCCGGGCCTACCTCGACGCCGTCAACATCGTCATCACCCCCGAGGACAGCGTGCGCATCGGGTCGCTGACCTCCGGCCAGGCCGACGTCGCACGCTACGTGCAGGCCTACGACGAGGCCCAGGTCGAGGCCGCCGGGCTGGACCTGTACGCGCCGCAGACCCGCGGCGTGAACAACGGGCTCGCCCTGCGCGCGAGCAACCCGCTCCTGAGCGACCTGCGCGTGCGCCAGGCCCTCCTGCACGGTGTCAACGCCCAGGAGGTCGTCGACACCGTGTACACCGCTAACTACCCGGCGGCCACCTCCCAGCTCAGCAAGGCCGCACGCGGCTACAAGGACGAGTCCGCGGGTCTCGCGTACGACCCCGCCCTGTCCGCGCGGCTCCTGGACGAGGCCGGCTGGACCCCCGCCGCGGACGGCATCCGCGAGAAGGACGGCGAGCGACTCTCCCTCGACGTCTACGCCTCGCCCGCGCAGCCGCTGTCCAAGCCCAACCTGGAGCTGGTCTCCCAGCAGCTCAAGGAGATCGGCGTCGAGCTCAACGTCAAGACCGGCGACATCGCGACGGTGACGGCCGAGACGCGGGACCCGCTCAAGGCCCCGCTGTACCACTCGATGGTCGGACGCGCGGACCACGATGTCATCAAGAGCCAGTTCCACTCGGAGAACCGCGACGTGCTGATCTCCGAGGACGCCACGCTCGACGCGCTCCTCGAGGCAGTGGCCGCCGAGCCCGACCCCGCGAAGCGGGACGAGGCCTCCGGGGCCGTGCAGGACTACCTCACCGAGCAGGCCCTCTACATCCCGATCTTCGAGGAGCCGCAGGTCTACGGCGCCGCTCCGGACGTCGAGGGTGTGGGCTTCGAGTCCGTCGGTCGCCCGACGTACTACGGCGTCTGGCTCAACCGCTAG
- a CDS encoding flavin reductase family protein: protein MSIEPTTLTLVEAPPQGLSAEEFKAVFRHHPAGVAVMTLRTPDGPVGFTATSVISVSADPPILAFSLAASSSSRPAVEDAESLVVNFLAAGQQHVAARFARRGVDRFATTTWAPLPTGEPVLEGTTAWLHGLVEKRIPVGDSLLVTVRAVRAGRGGTDRPLTYVDRTYHRLGRHSRLGLNGPDH from the coding sequence GTGAGCATCGAGCCGACCACCCTGACCCTGGTGGAGGCACCGCCTCAGGGGCTCAGCGCCGAGGAGTTCAAGGCCGTCTTCCGGCACCACCCCGCAGGTGTGGCCGTCATGACCCTGCGCACCCCGGACGGGCCCGTGGGCTTCACCGCGACGTCGGTCATCTCGGTCTCCGCCGACCCGCCGATCCTGGCGTTCTCGTTGGCCGCGAGCTCGTCCAGCCGCCCGGCCGTGGAAGACGCCGAGAGCCTGGTGGTCAACTTCCTGGCGGCGGGTCAGCAGCACGTCGCCGCCCGGTTCGCCCGGCGAGGCGTCGACCGCTTCGCGACCACCACCTGGGCCCCGCTCCCCACCGGGGAACCGGTGCTCGAGGGCACCACCGCGTGGCTGCATGGCCTGGTCGAGAAGCGGATCCCGGTCGGCGACAGCCTGCTCGTCACCGTCCGGGCCGTCCGAGCCGGCCGCGGCGGCACCGACCGCCCACTCACCTACGTCGACCGCACCTACCACCGGCTCGGCCGGCACAGCCGACTTGGGCTGAACGGTCCGGACCACTGA
- a CDS encoding penicillin-binding transpeptidase domain-containing protein, producing the protein MPARIRPHVVAALALVAVGGLTACTGTPDPAAAAALALLRSGLTTDSPMGCTPTAVADGREFSNYPGFPADAVGPTTLEGVIATSCNTALIGARDRVDADDLAAAAASLGLGVALDAGVPTLAGEVPTDATGTEHAASMIGQGRIVASPLAMATVAASVAAGSRVSPVLVTDVGSEPPAAATDSPVEAATDGVSAPAPLTDDEAAALRRMMRAVVTGGTASFLADVPGGEVFAKTGTAEFGAEEAAGAHAWIVGFQDDLAVAALVEDGFSGAATAGPLLEELLRAAR; encoded by the coding sequence ATGCCTGCTCGCATACGGCCGCACGTCGTGGCCGCGCTCGCGCTGGTCGCCGTCGGTGGACTGACGGCCTGCACCGGCACGCCGGATCCCGCGGCGGCCGCCGCCCTGGCCCTGCTCCGCTCGGGCCTGACCACCGACTCCCCCATGGGTTGCACCCCCACGGCGGTCGCGGACGGACGCGAGTTCTCCAACTACCCCGGCTTCCCGGCCGACGCCGTCGGGCCGACCACGCTGGAGGGCGTCATCGCGACGTCCTGCAACACCGCCCTGATCGGCGCCCGGGACCGGGTCGACGCCGACGACCTCGCCGCCGCCGCAGCCTCCCTCGGGCTGGGCGTCGCATTGGACGCCGGGGTGCCCACCCTGGCGGGCGAGGTCCCCACGGATGCCACCGGCACCGAGCACGCCGCCTCGATGATCGGACAGGGGCGAATCGTGGCCTCACCTCTCGCCATGGCCACGGTCGCGGCGAGCGTCGCCGCCGGGTCGCGCGTCAGTCCCGTGCTGGTCACCGACGTCGGCAGCGAGCCGCCCGCGGCAGCCACCGACAGCCCTGTCGAGGCGGCCACCGACGGCGTTTCCGCCCCCGCTCCCCTGACCGATGACGAGGCCGCGGCACTGCGACGGATGATGCGCGCGGTGGTCACCGGCGGCACCGCGTCCTTCCTGGCCGACGTTCCCGGAGGCGAGGTCTTCGCCAAGACCGGGACCGCCGAGTTCGGTGCCGAGGAAGCCGCCGGCGCGCACGCCTGGATCGTCGGCTTCCAGGACGACCTGGCGGTCGCTGCCCTGGTCGAGGACGGATTCTCCGGGGCAGCCACCGCCGGCCCGCTGCTCGAGGAGCTCCTCCGCGCGGCGCGCTGA
- the proB gene encoding glutamate 5-kinase translates to MVNRSDVATAPRIVVKVGSSSLTAPDGRLDLPVLHHLVQVLADRRAAGQQVVLVSSGAIAAGIMPLGLPGKPKDLATAQATASVGQGILVARYTEAFAYHGRRVGQVLLTAEDLIRRTNYANAQRALERLLTLGVVPIVNENDTVATDEIRFGDNDRLAALVSHLVRADALVLLTDVDGLYDGPPSRPGTRLIPSVTTSADLAGVEVTGRGSDIGTGGMITKLDAASIATGSGIPVVLTSTANIAPALAGEEVGTWFAATGKRKSARRLWLAHAAQVRGRLHLDAGAARAVTDGKRSLLAAGVVGVDGDFEAGDVVELVGPDGVVARGLTAYGAAEIPEIMGKSSHQLVDGFDQHPRAVVHRDDLAQVRARRRR, encoded by the coding sequence CTGGTCAACCGTTCCGACGTGGCGACGGCCCCGCGCATCGTCGTCAAGGTGGGCTCGTCGTCCCTGACCGCACCGGACGGCCGCCTCGACCTGCCCGTGCTCCACCACCTCGTGCAGGTGCTCGCCGATCGGCGCGCCGCGGGCCAGCAGGTCGTCCTCGTCTCCTCCGGCGCCATCGCGGCCGGCATCATGCCGCTCGGGCTGCCCGGCAAGCCCAAGGACCTGGCGACGGCGCAGGCCACCGCGAGCGTCGGGCAAGGCATCCTCGTGGCGCGCTACACCGAGGCATTCGCCTACCACGGCCGGCGGGTGGGGCAGGTGCTGCTCACCGCCGAGGACCTCATCCGGCGCACCAACTACGCCAACGCCCAACGGGCTCTCGAGCGGCTCCTGACCCTCGGCGTCGTCCCGATCGTCAACGAGAACGACACGGTGGCCACCGACGAGATCCGCTTCGGTGACAACGACCGGCTCGCCGCGCTCGTCTCGCACCTGGTGCGCGCGGACGCCCTCGTGCTCCTCACCGACGTCGATGGCCTCTACGACGGCCCGCCGTCCCGGCCCGGCACCCGGCTGATCCCGTCGGTGACGACCTCGGCCGACCTGGCCGGGGTCGAGGTGACCGGCCGTGGCAGCGACATCGGGACCGGCGGCATGATCACCAAGCTCGACGCCGCCTCGATCGCCACCGGCTCCGGCATCCCCGTGGTCCTCACCTCCACCGCCAACATCGCCCCCGCGCTGGCGGGGGAGGAGGTGGGCACCTGGTTCGCCGCCACCGGCAAGCGCAAGTCCGCCCGGCGGCTCTGGCTCGCCCACGCCGCCCAGGTGCGCGGCCGCCTGCACCTCGACGCCGGCGCCGCGCGCGCCGTCACCGACGGCAAGCGCTCGCTGCTGGCCGCCGGCGTGGTGGGTGTGGACGGCGACTTCGAGGCCGGCGACGTCGTGGAGCTGGTGGGGCCCGACGGCGTCGTCGCGCGTGGGCTGACCGCCTACGGCGCCGCCGAGATCCCCGAGATCATGGGCAAGTCCAGCCACCAGCTCGTCGACGGGTTCGACCAGCACCCACGGGCCGTCGTCCACCGCGACGACCTCGCCCAGGTGCGGGCGCGCCGGCGCCGCTAA
- a CDS encoding FAD-binding oxidoreductase: MSTPAPLTEELLEAFRRRVGGTMFLAGEPGYDDARRVWNGMIDRRPIAVVRAATVGDIGAVVDFARDMGLPLAVRGGGHGVAGHGTVDGGIVLDLGSLHFVEVDAAAGTVTAEPGATLADLDAATAVHDLAVPLGVVSMTGVAGLTVGGGIGWLTRAHGLTVDNLIAADVVTAGGGTVHASAEENPDLFWGIRGGGGNFGVVSSFTFRAHPLPPLVYAGNLVYYEDRWIDALRAWEQWTADLPDEMQSIISFLVPPPAWELGDAPVMLVGFAWAGSDHEEGAAVIAPLRAAATADVELVEPVPWPAWQGQADVLFPRNSRAYWKNTAFDRLDDEVIEAIVVRAAEQTWRGTGFDIHHMGGASARVPEDATAFPTRAARYWLNVYGFWSDPADDAERGAFVRAFAADMEPFSTGAQYVNFVGVDDPGDRHGPAARIWDAEKLDRLRALKRRFDPGNLFRLNHNIAPE, translated from the coding sequence GTGAGCACACCTGCACCTCTGACCGAAGAGCTCCTCGAGGCCTTCCGCCGCCGCGTGGGTGGGACGATGTTTCTCGCCGGCGAGCCCGGCTATGACGACGCCCGGCGCGTGTGGAACGGGATGATCGACCGCCGGCCGATCGCCGTCGTGCGCGCCGCGACGGTCGGAGACATCGGCGCCGTCGTGGACTTCGCCCGGGACATGGGTCTGCCGCTGGCCGTGCGCGGCGGGGGGCACGGTGTGGCGGGCCACGGCACGGTCGACGGTGGGATCGTCCTCGACCTAGGGAGCCTGCACTTCGTGGAGGTCGACGCGGCCGCCGGGACCGTCACGGCCGAGCCGGGCGCGACCCTCGCGGACCTCGACGCCGCGACCGCCGTCCACGACCTCGCGGTGCCCCTCGGCGTCGTGTCGATGACGGGGGTGGCCGGTCTGACGGTCGGCGGCGGCATCGGCTGGCTCACCCGTGCGCACGGCCTGACGGTCGACAACCTGATCGCGGCGGACGTCGTCACCGCCGGTGGCGGGACGGTCCACGCGAGCGCCGAGGAAAACCCGGACCTGTTCTGGGGCATTCGGGGCGGCGGCGGCAACTTCGGGGTCGTCTCCTCCTTCACCTTCCGCGCGCACCCGCTGCCACCCCTGGTCTACGCCGGGAACCTCGTCTACTACGAGGACCGGTGGATCGACGCGCTGCGCGCCTGGGAACAGTGGACGGCGGACCTGCCCGACGAGATGCAGTCGATCATCAGCTTCCTGGTCCCGCCGCCCGCCTGGGAGCTGGGCGACGCGCCGGTCATGCTCGTCGGGTTTGCGTGGGCCGGCTCGGACCACGAGGAGGGGGCCGCCGTCATCGCCCCGCTGCGGGCCGCCGCGACGGCGGACGTGGAGCTGGTCGAGCCGGTGCCGTGGCCGGCATGGCAGGGCCAGGCGGACGTCCTGTTCCCACGGAACTCACGCGCCTACTGGAAGAACACCGCCTTCGACCGGCTCGACGACGAGGTCATCGAGGCGATCGTGGTGCGCGCCGCCGAGCAGACCTGGCGGGGCACCGGGTTCGACATCCACCACATGGGCGGCGCGTCCGCCCGCGTGCCGGAGGACGCCACCGCCTTTCCCACCCGCGCCGCGCGCTACTGGCTCAACGTGTACGGCTTCTGGTCCGACCCGGCCGACGACGCCGAGCGGGGCGCGTTCGTGCGTGCCTTCGCCGCCGACATGGAGCCGTTCTCCACCGGCGCCCAGTACGTGAACTTCGTGGGCGTGGACGACCCCGGGGACCGCCACGGCCCGGCCGCACGCATCTGGGACGCGGAGAAGCTCGACCGGCTGCGGGCCCTCAAGCGCCGGTTCGACCCCGGGAACCTCTTCCGGCTGAACCACAACATCGCGCCGGAGTGA
- a CDS encoding VOC family protein: protein MAKTYVPGVPCWVDLASPDPGRAAAFYGTVFGWQFEDLSSDGDGTYRWARLDGVDVAGIAGTGVGPASWRTFVRVDDADRAATEAIAKGGAAVERDLTVPPDGRALMLTDPAGAGVGVWAPSAHPGAQLVNAPGTWNFNTLRTPDLDAAETFYGAVFGWRVAAADFGGSTATMLCLPGYGDVVDADNPGWKKGHEEGGSPAGFTDIVAWLETAPAPARWGVEFNVHDTRATVDTALAVGGQVLRAPTEGFGMWSAALVDPLGAEFSINDFGSA from the coding sequence GTGGCCAAGACCTACGTCCCTGGCGTCCCGTGCTGGGTCGACCTCGCCTCGCCGGACCCCGGCAGGGCCGCGGCCTTCTACGGCACCGTGTTCGGGTGGCAGTTCGAGGACCTCTCGTCCGACGGCGACGGCACGTACCGCTGGGCCCGCCTCGACGGGGTGGACGTCGCGGGGATCGCGGGCACCGGTGTGGGACCGGCGAGCTGGCGGACCTTCGTCCGGGTCGACGACGCCGACCGCGCCGCGACCGAGGCCATCGCCAAGGGCGGGGCCGCCGTCGAGCGGGACCTCACCGTGCCGCCCGACGGCCGCGCCCTGATGCTGACCGACCCTGCCGGCGCCGGGGTGGGTGTCTGGGCGCCGTCCGCGCACCCCGGCGCGCAGCTCGTGAACGCCCCGGGCACGTGGAACTTCAACACGCTGCGCACGCCTGACCTCGACGCCGCCGAGACGTTCTACGGGGCAGTCTTCGGGTGGCGTGTCGCGGCCGCCGACTTCGGCGGGTCCACCGCCACGATGCTGTGCCTGCCCGGCTACGGCGACGTCGTCGACGCGGACAACCCCGGATGGAAGAAGGGGCACGAGGAGGGCGGTTCGCCCGCGGGCTTCACCGACATCGTCGCCTGGCTCGAGACGGCCCCCGCCCCGGCCCGCTGGGGCGTGGAGTTCAACGTCCACGACACCCGGGCCACGGTCGACACGGCGCTGGCCGTCGGCGGACAGGTGCTGCGGGCGCCAACCGAGGGCTTCGGGATGTGGTCGGCGGCTCTAGTGGACCCGCTGGGCGCCGAGTTCTCGATCAACGACTTCGGTTCTGCGTGA
- a CDS encoding VOC family protein: MAEGVAAGDDGHRHHAIDYVEIAVTDIEAAKAFYTAAFGWVFQDYGPAYAGFRGSPGGPEMGGLTVSTDVRAGGPLVLLYSEDLDRTAAAVTAAGGRVLVEPYTFPGGRRFHFADPSGNEVGVWAAT; the protein is encoded by the coding sequence ATGGCTGAGGGTGTCGCGGCCGGCGATGACGGGCATCGCCACCACGCCATCGACTACGTCGAGATCGCCGTCACGGACATCGAGGCCGCCAAGGCGTTCTACACCGCTGCGTTCGGGTGGGTGTTCCAGGACTACGGGCCGGCGTACGCGGGGTTCCGCGGCTCACCTGGCGGGCCGGAGATGGGTGGCCTGACCGTGAGCACCGACGTGCGCGCCGGAGGCCCGCTGGTGCTGCTGTACTCGGAGGACCTCGACCGCACGGCGGCGGCCGTGACGGCGGCCGGTGGCCGGGTGCTCGTCGAGCCCTACACCTTCCCCGGTGGTCGGCGGTTCCACTTCGCCGATCCCAGCGGTAACGAGGTCGGGGTGTGGGCGGCGACCTGA
- the obgE gene encoding GTPase ObgE, with protein MATFVDRVVLHVAAGNGGNGVASIRREKFKPLAGPDGANGGRGGDVVLVVDPQTTTLLAYHHAPHQRATSGTQGAGDMRAGKTGEDLILPVPDGTVVKSADGEVLADLVGAGTRFVAASGGHGGLGNAALASPRRKAPGFALLGEEGETVDLVLELKSVADVALVGFPSAGKSSLIAAMSAARPKIADYPFTTLVPNLGVVQAGEERYTVADVPGLIPGASEGKGLGLEFLRHIERCAVIVHVLDCATLEPGRDPVSDLDTIETELGAYAGDLDIAGGRVPLMERPRVVVLNKIDVPEARELAEMVRPDLEARGLRVFEVSTASHEGLRPLSFALAEIVAKARAEAPVAEATRVILRPKAVDDAGFIVTRQNGPDGVFYQVRGAKPERWVRQTDFNNDEAVGYLADRLAKVGVEDHLYKAGAVGGDTVVIGPVEGGVVFDWEPTLQTGAELLGPRGTDLRLEDTARPTRAEKRRGYHDLMDAKAAARDELWTERESGRWTKPDDEQ; from the coding sequence ATGGCCACCTTCGTAGACCGCGTGGTGCTCCACGTGGCCGCCGGCAACGGCGGGAACGGGGTCGCGTCCATCCGGCGCGAGAAGTTCAAGCCCCTGGCCGGCCCCGACGGCGCCAACGGCGGCCGCGGCGGCGACGTCGTGCTCGTGGTCGACCCGCAGACCACCACCCTGCTCGCCTACCACCACGCCCCCCACCAGCGGGCCACCTCCGGCACCCAGGGCGCCGGCGACATGCGCGCCGGCAAGACCGGCGAGGACCTGATCCTCCCCGTGCCCGACGGCACCGTCGTGAAGTCCGCCGACGGGGAGGTGCTCGCCGACCTCGTGGGCGCGGGCACCCGGTTCGTGGCGGCCTCCGGGGGCCACGGTGGCCTGGGCAACGCCGCCCTCGCGTCGCCGCGCCGCAAGGCGCCGGGCTTCGCCCTTCTCGGCGAGGAGGGCGAGACGGTCGATCTCGTCCTGGAACTGAAGTCTGTGGCCGACGTCGCGCTCGTCGGCTTCCCCAGCGCCGGCAAGTCGTCCCTCATCGCGGCCATGTCCGCCGCGCGCCCGAAGATCGCCGACTACCCCTTCACCACCCTGGTGCCCAACCTGGGCGTGGTGCAGGCCGGCGAGGAGCGCTACACCGTCGCCGACGTGCCCGGCCTCATCCCCGGCGCCTCCGAGGGCAAGGGCCTGGGTCTGGAGTTTCTGCGGCACATCGAGCGTTGCGCGGTCATCGTGCACGTGCTGGACTGCGCCACCCTCGAGCCCGGCCGCGACCCCGTCAGTGACCTCGACACCATCGAGACCGAGCTCGGCGCCTACGCCGGGGACCTGGACATCGCCGGTGGGCGGGTGCCGCTCATGGAACGCCCCCGGGTGGTGGTGCTCAACAAGATCGACGTGCCCGAGGCCCGCGAGCTGGCGGAGATGGTCCGCCCCGACCTCGAGGCCCGCGGGCTGCGGGTCTTCGAGGTCTCGACGGCGAGCCACGAGGGGCTGCGCCCGCTCTCCTTCGCCCTGGCCGAGATCGTGGCCAAGGCACGCGCTGAGGCGCCCGTCGCCGAGGCCACCCGCGTCATCCTGCGCCCCAAGGCGGTCGACGACGCCGGCTTCATCGTCACCCGCCAGAACGGGCCCGACGGGGTGTTCTACCAGGTCCGCGGCGCCAAGCCGGAGCGCTGGGTGCGGCAGACCGACTTCAACAACGACGAGGCCGTCGGCTACCTCGCCGACCGGCTGGCGAAGGTCGGCGTCGAGGACCATCTTTACAAGGCCGGCGCCGTCGGCGGCGACACCGTGGTCATCGGACCCGTAGAGGGTGGTGTCGTGTTCGACTGGGAGCCCACCCTGCAGACCGGTGCCGAGCTGCTCGGCCCCCGCGGGACGGACCTGCGCCTGGAGGACACCGCCCGGCCCACCCGCGCCGAGAAGCGCCGCGGCTACCACGACCTCATGGACGCCAAGGCCGCGGCCCGGGACGAGCTGTGGACCGAGCGGGAGTCCGGCCGCTGGACGAAGCCGGACGACGAGCAGTAG
- the rpmA gene encoding 50S ribosomal protein L27 produces MAHKKGASSSRNGRDSNAQRLGVKRFGGQVVKAGEIIVRQRGTHFHPGNNVGRGKDDTLFALEAGAVAFGSRRGRKVVDVVLVDA; encoded by the coding sequence ATGGCACACAAGAAGGGCGCCAGCTCCTCCCGGAACGGCCGCGACTCCAACGCGCAGCGCCTCGGTGTGAAGCGCTTCGGCGGTCAGGTCGTCAAGGCCGGCGAGATCATCGTGCGCCAGCGCGGCACGCACTTCCACCCCGGCAACAACGTCGGCCGTGGCAAGGACGACACCCTGTTCGCCCTCGAGGCCGGCGCCGTGGCGTTCGGCTCCCGCCGTGGGCGCAAGGTCGTCGACGTGGTCCTGGTCGACGCCTGA
- the rplU gene encoding 50S ribosomal protein L21 has protein sequence MSSNVVYAIVKAGGRQEKVSVGDVVVVDKLTGEVGETVELEPIMLVDGDKVTTAAGDLDKVKVTAEIVRAEKGPKISIMKYKNKTGYRKRMGYRSKLTRLKVTGIK, from the coding sequence ATGAGCAGCAACGTGGTGTACGCGATCGTCAAGGCCGGCGGCCGTCAGGAGAAGGTGTCCGTCGGCGACGTCGTCGTCGTCGACAAGCTGACCGGTGAGGTCGGCGAGACCGTCGAGCTCGAGCCGATCATGCTCGTCGACGGTGACAAGGTCACCACGGCCGCCGGCGACCTGGACAAGGTCAAGGTGACTGCCGAGATCGTGCGGGCCGAGAAGGGCCCGAAGATCTCGATCATGAAGTACAAGAACAAGACCGGCTACCGCAAGCGCATGGGTTACCGCTCGAAGCTGACCCGCCTCAAGGTCACCGGTATCAAGTAA
- a CDS encoding SRPBCC family protein, with the protein MRYTEEIEIALPRDEVVRLFTDLASLPKWQKGLQSVGLLSGEAFQVGARTRLVFLTGKRRMEMIETITHNALPEALHAVYDTKGVHNVCENYLTEVAPDRTRWVTPNVFEFSGPMRIIGLLFGRSFSKETREQMRRFKEFAEHGTDVRG; encoded by the coding sequence ATGAGGTACACCGAGGAGATCGAGATCGCCCTGCCCCGCGACGAGGTGGTCCGCCTCTTCACCGACCTGGCGAGCCTGCCCAAGTGGCAGAAGGGCCTGCAGTCGGTCGGGCTGCTCTCCGGCGAGGCGTTTCAGGTCGGTGCGCGCACCCGGCTCGTGTTCCTCACGGGGAAGCGGCGCATGGAGATGATCGAGACGATCACCCACAACGCGCTGCCCGAGGCGCTGCACGCTGTCTACGACACCAAGGGTGTGCACAACGTCTGCGAGAACTACCTCACCGAGGTCGCGCCGGACCGTACCCGGTGGGTCACCCCCAACGTGTTTGAGTTCAGCGGCCCGATGAGGATCATCGGCCTGCTGTTCGGCCGCTCGTTCTCGAAGGAGACGAGAGAGCAGATGCGCCGGTTCAAGGAGTTCGCCGAGCACGGCACCGATGTGCGCGGCTGA
- a CDS encoding SDR family oxidoreductase produces the protein MRVVIAGGHGKIARILERQLATRGDEVVGLIRNPDHAADLTDVSAEPVVFDLERQSAAELAPILRGADAVVFAAGAGPGSGAARKDTVDRAAAALLADAAELAGVRRYVMVSAMGAATGSAPGQEEVFAAYLDAKKAADEDLMARDLDWTIIRPGGLTDEPGTGTVTMARETGHGPVPREDVARVICAALDDPATIGLVAEVITGPTRVAVALAELTD, from the coding sequence ATGAGAGTCGTCATCGCCGGTGGGCACGGCAAGATCGCCCGCATCCTCGAGCGGCAGCTCGCCACCCGAGGGGACGAGGTGGTCGGCCTGATCCGTAACCCCGACCACGCCGCGGACCTCACCGACGTCAGTGCCGAGCCGGTGGTCTTCGACCTGGAGCGCCAGAGCGCCGCGGAGCTGGCGCCGATCCTGCGCGGCGCAGACGCGGTGGTTTTCGCGGCCGGGGCGGGCCCGGGCAGCGGGGCAGCCCGGAAGGACACCGTCGACCGCGCCGCCGCGGCCCTGCTCGCTGACGCCGCGGAGCTTGCCGGCGTGCGCCGCTACGTCATGGTCTCGGCCATGGGCGCCGCGACCGGCAGCGCGCCTGGACAGGAGGAGGTGTTCGCCGCGTACCTCGACGCGAAGAAGGCCGCCGACGAGGACCTCATGGCCCGCGACCTCGACTGGACGATCATCCGGCCCGGTGGCCTTACCGACGAGCCCGGCACCGGGACCGTGACGATGGCGCGCGAGACGGGCCACGGGCCCGTGCCGCGTGAGGACGTCGCCCGGGTGATCTGCGCGGCGCTGGACGATCCGGCGACGATCGGGCTCGTCGCCGAGGTCATCACCGGTCCCACCCGGGTGGCCGTGGCGCTGGCTGAGCTGACGGACTGA